Part of the Nicotiana tabacum cultivar K326 chromosome 20, ASM71507v2, whole genome shotgun sequence genome, GGGAGTGATTTATGCCTTCTTCTGTGTCCTCTGAACCTGTGGACATTCTTATGAATGTGGTGGCGTGCAGATTCTTGAAAAATTTGCGCTGGTACTTATATAAATTTTTTCTTCATTTAATGAAATCTGAGAAATTTATCCTGTATGCTTCTGTATTTAAGTTTATATACCTGCTTAGTTCCGCTACTAGGATATACATATTTGTGGCCTATCTGACCAGATATCAAATAATTGTCAGGTCAGTAGCACGTGTTGCTCCGATCCCTGAATATTTCTACCCAACCGTCAAAGCAGTAAAGCAAATAATGCAACATACTCTGGAAGTCGTGAGCAGTGGATAAATGATCGTTGAGGATGGTGCTATTCTGCTGGAATCTGCCATATCAAATTCAATCATTTAAAGCGTGGTAATAGTTACTTACCTGAGGCCTTTTAAAGTCTAAGTTTTGTCATAAAGTTTCACCCTTTTCATGCGGCATGTTTGTTGGTTTACATGCTTCCCACTGGTTGGTGCTATgcctgtttttttttttattcttctatTTTCCAAATGTTTCCTGTTGGCCAAACTAAACATATGTGTCCACACAAGCATTTATTGAGTTGAATATTCCTGATTATTTAATCCAAATTTAGCATTTAGTTTCAAAGGTGCACCGAACTATCGTCGCAATAAACTTATGAGTCATCCGATGGAACTCTCGGAAATAGTGATAGAGTGTAGATTTAGGGACACTACAAGTGCAACAGAGAACTAGTTTACATCTTTATGCATAGTAGATCTACAATGGAAGCTATATTCTCGTGAAGAATGTTCATAAAAATTTATCACAAAGAGGAAAGATTTATACATgttcattgacctagagaaaTAATATGATAAAGcaccaaaaaaaaatcttttggtGGTTGCGGAGGAAGAAAGCAATTTATATTGGATATGTAAATGTCATAAAGGATAGGTACGAAGGAGCAGTCACTAGTGTGAGAACAACAGTAGGGGATGCAAAGGAGTACCCGTAACAATGGGTTTACAATAGGTTTCGGTATTGAACTTTTACTTGTTACTCTAGTTGTGGATGGACTAGCTCGATATTCTAGGAGAACCATATGAAAGATGAATGGTATGAAAGATGGAAATGTTACACACTGAAATAAAATAAGGTTGTTGAAATATACAAGTGCTACCAGAGTGTTATGTGATAGAATGCTACCTACAAAAGTGAGTCAAGTTCTATGTAACCGTTATAAGACCAGAAATGTTATATCGGAGTGACTGTTGGGTTCTAAAGTCCATATCCACAAGGTGAGTGTCGTAAATATGCTAATACTGTTGGTTTTTAAAAAAGATGGGACAGCAAAAAGATTAAAAGTATTGATTGAAAATGTctctcaataattttattaagcaTAACAAGTCTTTAAATAGCCAATCAGGAACATAATCTGCAGAAAATCTGTataataagaattcaaaaaaactaaaatatctCAACAAACCTAAAAAATTTAACtgaaatttaaattcaaaaaagtaGATTTATCCTAAAATTAAGCTAACTGATTAAGCTAAAAAAATGCAATAGTAACTGAAGCAAATCATCAACACTCCTCCTTTGCTTCAGTTGCTCTAAAACAATTGCTCATCCTCAATTACTGCTTCTACTGTTTGTGCTTGAGGATTGTGTTAAGCGTCTTTGAACTTACACATTTTTGTAACATGGCCTGTTTGTTTGCAAATACCACATATTGCATCATGTCTCCACCAACAAAATTTTTCTAGATGTGTTTTCTTTTTGCAGTATTTGCAAAGAGGACAATTgaccttttcttttttgttttgtgcATTAAAAGCACCTTCAGTAATCATTTCTTGTCTAAATGCTCTTCGTTGTTCTTATGCTTGAAGAGCACTTATTAATTCTGCAACAGAGATGGTAGAGAGATCTTTAGACTTTTCTGGAGAGGAAATTTTGGATTCAAATCTCTCTGGAACCGTCACAAGAATTTTTTCAACTATTTTGTCATCTTTAAAATCCTCGCCAAGCAACCTGATTCTATTAACAATAGAAGAAATCCGATCAGAATACCTAGTGATAGTCTCGTCTTTGCATCCTAAGAGATTCAAAAtcccttttcaaatttaaaatctgcATTTGTCTAACTCGATCACTTCCTTGGTACTCTTTTTAAGCTTTTCCCAAGCTTCTTTTGTTGTCTCACATTCAATGATTTTAGAAAAAATTGAATCTGCAACTGAATTTTGAATCATAGTTTTGGCTTTGTATTTTTTGGTTTTCTCTGCTGAATGGTTTTTAATTTGGGCAAGAGTAGGATTTGCAGGGAGTGGTTGTAATGGTCTATCTTCCATTACAACTTCCCATAAATCATAGGTTTCAAGATATGATTTCATTTTCACTGACCATAGTTTTCACCAGTGAAAGTTTGTGAGGCATTCAAAGAGAGACTGCTGCTTGCCATGCTTGAAAATAGGTTTAAAAATTGATATTGGTTAAAAATGATTTGAAAATGGTTTTTGGAAGAATTCACAGATCCCGTAAGATCAATGAGGCTCTGATACAACTGTTGGTTTTTTAAAAGATGGGGCAGCAAAAAGATTAAATGTATTGATTGAAAATGTctctcaataattttattaagcaTAACAAGGCTTTAAATAGCCAATCAGGAACATAATCTGCAGAAAATCTGCAtaacaagaattcaaaaaaactaaaatatctCAACAAACCTAAAAAATCTAACtgaaatttaaattcaaaaaagtaGATTTATCCTAAAATTAAGCCGACTTATTATGCTAAAAAAATGCAATAGTAACTGAAGCAAATCATCAACAAATACTAAGATGGATATGAAGGtatacaagattagacaagattaAAAATGACCGCGTTATGTAGAAAGAAAAAAATCTATATAGGCGATAACGTTTAGGTGAAATTGTAGttgcatttcttcctctatcTAAGGTGGGTGTTCTCTCTTTAGTGATTGATATATGTGATTCCTGGAGATGGCCATCCAACATAGAGAGCCTTCAACCTTACCTAGGAGGGGAAGAACAGATACGTCATCATAAATGAATGCATAAATCATTAAACTAGTGTTGACCACATGTTTATGTATAATCTATAGTGAATTGGTGTTTCCCTGGGTTATTTAATTGGCAAGTTGAGCACTTTGTGCATTGTGGATGTTCTGTACCTTTCCTGCTTTCTCATAACGCACTGAGCTATAGAAGTATTTATGTGCTGGTTAAGAACAGAGGCCCTGACATCCACATTGTTTTTGGGCAACAGATATCAGGTCGTTTATTTTCCATGTGCGCTGCCTGAAACGCAGCGGTAAATGGTCAAATGCAAGTTTTGAGATCACTGAGCATCCCATTTTCCTAAGCCTTGGTGGAAGAGTAATCCAATACGTGTTGCGGTGGGAGGTAGCAGGGACAGAGTAAAATAGACGAGGTGCGCGCAAGTTGGTCCGGATACCATTTTTATTAAAGAAGAACGacgaaaagaaagaaagaactcGCCAAGAGCAATATATTTGAGAGCTGAGACACTGTGATAAAGGTATCCATGTGGGATTCACTACAAGAATGTGTGCAAAATCTTGAATGGTGGAGGTTGATAAGTTCATTCTTCCACTCAAAACTGCATCACCATTTGATCTGCTATTCACTTAAAGGTACAGCCTTATCACCATTTGCAGACATTGATGTATTGCAAAGCAAAATTTGAATCTCAGCATAATTCTGAATATTTGCAGCTTTGACAATTTGGTTGGAGAAAGGCTGTAAAGTGTTCTAATGAGAAAGGATGCATGTTTTTGAAGTTCTTCAAAGTAGAACTTTCTTATAGAACTTTCTTGTACCCCTTGGAATTAGTTGAGGTGCGCGCAAGTTGctccaggtaggggtaaggtctgcatatatactaccctccccagacctcacttgtgggattacactaggtttgttgttgttgttgttgcggGCAGCTGGTCCTGACACCgccattcccccccccccccccctccccccaaaaaaaagtAGAACTTTCTTGTGTGTGTTTGTTAACTTCTTGTAACTGCATTTGTTTATACAGTATTACTTACTCAAAAGAGCTGAAGCTGGTTTTCACCCCTCTCCTAACctcaaagaaaaagaagtaatTTTCTTCCATGTTGTCTATATTGCTCggaggggagccttggcgtaactgttaaagttgctgccatgtgaccaggaggtcacaggttcaagccgtggaaacaacctcttgcagaaacgCAGGGTAAGGccgcgtacaatagacccttgtggtttgGCCTTTCTCTGGACCCCGCacatagcggaagcttagtgcaccgggctaccCTTTGTTGTCTATATTGCTCACCGAAAGAAGATGCACATTCTTTTAATTGATTCAGTGTCAATGAAACTTGTAAATATTTCCCATTATTGAGCAAATAAACAATCGACAAATTAAAATGCATTGTTTTTAATTACATGAATTATCTTTAATTAATAACTGCAAATTGTTCTCAAAGGCAATAAGTTTAAATAGAGGAGTTAACAAggtaaatattaatatttaactaTGTCCCAAGTCATGCCAAATACACCAATTTAGTTTTACTGAATCTTAAGGTCATAACTTGTGAAATACACTTGACAAGGATGCTAACATATTCATTATGGGGATCTTTACAAAAACGGCCGACCGATCGAATTTACTGTTTACTTTTGTTAGctaatatacataaattatatatatattatacataaattatatatctaCTGGCTATTTTTTGTTTTGAGTAAGCGGCTATTTAGATTAATTCTTCTATCTGTTATCTCTTGTGGCCAAAGCTTGGCATCCAAATAAATGGCTATCCTTTTCTTGTTTTGTGTGAACTACATTGTTCAAATTCTAAGTTAACAAATGGAAGAATATTTAGGAAATTGGAGCAAAGACAGAATTATTTAACTAGGGAAATCAGACCATTTAGGACTAAAATACAGAATGAATATTATAAAACTAAACAATATATTCCACTGGTTATTTCAGTTCTATGAACGATAATCACATAATAATGTACGTCAAGTTAGAGACTAACCGTCAAATATTGCGCCgccttttattttttgtaaatttgaTGACTACATAATCATAACTTTAAGCTTTAAATATGTAAAATTATTTgattgagaaaataaaaagaataaaattagaaaGGAATGAAAAAGAAATTCTGATCAAAGTTCCAATGGCTGTACTTTTTGCCAAAAGACAGCTCTCAggtattttctctttttttatttcttaagaatatttttttctttgtttctaaATAACTTTTATAAATGAAGAATGACCAAATATGTCTGCAAAAATCAGCAGCTAATTCCaaaaaatttccactaccaaagTAAGTTCCAAATTTATCCAAAAATGTGTTGCCTCGGGGAAAAAAAGCACGATGCACTAAGCTCTCGTTATGCGTGAGATTTATGGAAAGGCTGGACCAAAAGGATTTATTGCATGctgccttaccctgcatttcttcAAGTGACTATttctacggctcgaacccgtgacctcttgGTCACATGATAACAACTTTTACCTCCGGTAATTAGAATCTAAATTCTTTATACATAAATAAATCTATCATATTGCATGTTCAAAAAGGAAGAAAGGTTTAAAAGGTTGAATTGAATAAGAATTAAAGGACACACGTATACTCTTTTCCATAGTTTGAGTCTTTgagtttctttttttgtttttgttttaaccATTTGATATCCAAAATTCAGTGACTCGTTTAACTTATATTCGCGTTGGGTAGGCTCACAAAGCGCATGAAGCGCTCCCTGTCAACAAGCTCTTTATTCTCAAGCCGCGAAACCGAGACTTCTAGTTAAGGGAGGAGGAATCCGAACCTTTTCACGCCCCTTGGTGGTCTAAATTTGagctttacaaaaaaaaaagtgcaATCCTATAACTGGGGTCTgtagagggtagtgtgtacgcacaccttacccctaccttataaagATAAAGATGTTGTTTCCGATAGTCCAAATTTGAGCTTTGAGACACCAAAAAAGTGGTAAAAAACTAGAAGTCAGCATTTGTATCCTAAATTGTACACTTTCAATCTGTCGATTACTGCTAAGAAAATACTcattaaaactaattaacatcAGCAAGATAGCAACAACTTAGAATCACTTAGAGATTCTCAAACTATACAACAAAGCTCCAATTTTCTTGCTAATGCTGATGATCATTTTCTTTTGTCAACTCTTCTTGAAATTGCCTTATAAAATCTATGTCCAACCCCTCAATTTGGTTCTTCAAACCAAAGGGAATAACCCCACAAAATAATAAAAGTCAAAATAAAAATGTGGTGTTCCCTTTTTTCTGCTTCTACATCCCATTTTACGCCTCCTTGGGGTGtagcccttccccggaccctgtgCGAACGTGGGATGCTTCGTACAACTGATTTTACACCCCTTCGGAATGCGGTCGTTTCTCGGAACATGTGTGAACGCGGGATGCTTCGTACAACTGATTTTACACCCCTTCGGAGTGCGATTTTTTCTCAGACCCTGTATAAACACGGGATACTTAGTGCACCGAGCTGCCCTATTTTTACATCTCATTTTAGCATAGTTAGTTGTTCAATCCCAAGTGAGAATCAAGAATCCAAAAATCCTATCAATGGTAATGCTGTGAAATTGGACATGTTAAAATCCAAGAATGGTCATGTGACAACAACTTGTGATGAAACTTTGTACATACCAATGTCACAAGTTAGGCAAAATATACCTTCAAAAAAGCAACTTGTGGATACTTATAGACAGGGATTAATTGTTGAAGGAGCATATAGACAGACAGTTGTTATAAGGTCTTATGAAGTTGGTCCTGATAAAACTGCTACCATTGAAAGCATCCTTAACTTACTTCAGgtgataataaaaaaaatttaatttcattaatttTAATGTTAGTAATTGTTAAACTCGAACCACGAGGATAAATAGCGCGAAATGGATAGGTAGATTCATATAGCTAATCCCAACTTGCTTCGGATCAGAGGCGGACCTAGGTAGAGGAGTTACCGGCACCCGTAAAGTTCGGCAAAAATTTCATGTGTACATGTATATGTCTTTAGAATATAATGATATATTAATAGTAGAAACcctatatacaaaatagattttGGTTGAATTAAAAAGTGCACTCGCAGCCTCTCAAATCCTGGCTCCTTCACTGCTTGGGATTGAGGCATAGAAGTGTTGTAGTAGTACTTTTGTTTAACTATCCGGTGTCCAGAACCTACTGGCCCGACTAATCCAAATTCGTGCCGTCTTTTTGCAGGAAACAGCATTGAATCATGTGTGGATGTCAGGACTACTTAGTGATGGATTTGGTGCTACACATGGGATGATGAAACACAACCTCATATGGGTGGTTTCAAGAATGCAAGTTCAAGTAGACCATTATCCAATATGGTAACATTGAATTCTCTTATCAAACATTTTAACCTAGCTGAAATTAGATCTTAGTCATA contains:
- the LOC107820853 gene encoding palmitoyl-acyl carrier protein thioesterase, chloroplastic-like, translating into MWCSLFSASTSHFTPPWGVALPRTLCERGMLRTTDFTPLRNAVVSRNMCERGMLRTTDFTPLRSAIFSQTLYKHGILSAPSCPIFTSHFSIVSCSIPSENQESKNPINGNAVKLDMLKSKNGHVTTTCDETLYIPMSQVRQNIPSKKQLVDTYRQGLIVEGAYRQTVVIRSYEVGPDKTATIESILNLLQETALNHVWMSGLLSDGFGATHGMMKHNLIWVVSRMQVQVDHYPIWGEVIEIDTWVGASGKNGMRRDWQIRSQATGLVFSRATSTWVMMNQQTRRLSKMPEEVRAEISPWFINKLAIEEENPIKIEKLDDTAKYVLSNLKPKRSDLDMNHHVNNVKYVRWMLEGIPDHFLESHQLSSIILEYRRECGSANIVQSLCEPDEEGFFDDGVDEYQHKRRISVLHGFSFGSGILESNGLLESFNQRPFSYTHLLRIKEQIKNEEIVRGKTSWKRKIPSMPFPA